In Paractinoplanes brasiliensis, the following proteins share a genomic window:
- a CDS encoding carbohydrate ABC transporter permease codes for MTASTLTRDPAAPAAHRPGRRVRRRRENVAGYVFLSPWLLGLLGVTAIPMLISLYLSFTDYSPLISLGDASWVGLDNYRRMFTADQSYWHAVTVTITFALVAVPLKLAAALGVALLLNRTMRGISLFRGLFYLPSLLGGSVALAIVWVSMFNREGAFNSFLALFGIQGLPWVNDPDWALYTLILLAVWQFGAPMVIFLAGLKQVPVELYEAASVDGASPWRKFVHITLPMLSPVIFFNLVLETINGFQGFTSAFVLSNGTGGPVDSTLMYTLNLYIKGFVELDMGYASALAWVFLLVIGLITVVLFSTGRFWVHYSDNEER; via the coding sequence GTGACCGCCTCCACGCTCACCCGTGACCCCGCTGCCCCCGCCGCTCACCGGCCGGGGCGGCGGGTCCGCCGGCGCCGCGAGAACGTCGCCGGGTACGTCTTCCTCTCGCCGTGGCTGCTGGGCCTGCTCGGGGTGACCGCGATCCCGATGCTCATCTCGCTCTACCTGAGCTTCACCGACTACAGCCCGCTGATCTCACTGGGCGACGCGAGCTGGGTCGGGCTGGACAACTACCGGCGGATGTTCACCGCCGACCAGTCGTACTGGCACGCGGTCACCGTGACCATCACGTTCGCGCTGGTGGCCGTGCCGCTCAAGCTGGCCGCCGCGCTGGGAGTCGCGCTGCTGCTGAACCGGACGATGCGCGGCATCTCGCTGTTCCGCGGGCTGTTCTACCTGCCCTCGCTGCTCGGCGGCAGCGTCGCGCTGGCCATCGTGTGGGTCAGCATGTTCAACCGGGAAGGGGCCTTCAACTCGTTCCTGGCCCTGTTCGGCATCCAGGGCCTGCCGTGGGTCAACGACCCCGACTGGGCGCTGTACACGCTGATCCTGCTCGCGGTCTGGCAGTTCGGCGCGCCCATGGTGATCTTCCTGGCCGGCCTCAAGCAGGTGCCGGTCGAGCTGTACGAGGCGGCGTCGGTCGACGGCGCGAGCCCGTGGCGCAAGTTCGTGCACATCACGCTGCCGATGCTGTCGCCGGTCATCTTCTTCAACCTGGTGCTCGAGACGATCAACGGCTTCCAGGGCTTCACGTCGGCGTTCGTGCTCTCCAACGGCACCGGCGGGCCGGTCGACTCCACGCTCATGTACACGCTGAACCTCTACATCAAGGGGTTCGTCGAGCTCGACATGGGTTACGCGTCCGCCCTGGCCTGGGTGTTCCTGCTCGTGATCGGCCTGATCACCGTGGTGCTGTTCTCGACGGGCCGGTTCTGGGTCCACTACTCCGACAACGAGGAGCGGTGA
- a CDS encoding STAS domain-containing protein, whose amino-acid sequence MTVLFAVGARVTRADIPCLCADLAGLLRARDGPGDVLCDVTAVAPSVVTVEALARLRMTAGRHGHRFVLTGAGADLLGVFALMGLGGFFAALDESGGLLSREPFGEPEQWEQPLGVEEVVDAGDPPV is encoded by the coding sequence ATGACGGTCTTGTTTGCCGTCGGCGCGAGGGTCACCCGCGCGGACATTCCCTGCCTGTGTGCGGACCTGGCCGGCCTGCTACGCGCGCGGGACGGGCCGGGTGACGTGCTCTGTGACGTCACCGCGGTCGCCCCGAGTGTGGTCACCGTCGAGGCGCTGGCCCGGCTGCGCATGACCGCCGGGCGGCACGGCCACCGCTTTGTGCTGACCGGCGCCGGCGCCGACCTGCTCGGCGTTTTCGCGCTGATGGGGCTGGGCGGCTTTTTCGCCGCGCTGGACGAATCAGGCGGCCTCCTCTCGCGGGAGCCTTTCGGGGAGCCCGAACAGTGGGAACAGCCGCTCGGTGTCGAGGAAGTTGTTGACGCCGGCGATCCGCCCGTCTGA
- a CDS encoding sigma-70 family RNA polymerase sigma factor, whose amino-acid sequence MSDVATPIETQLEAFRPELTGYCYRMLGSAFEAEDAVQDTLVRAWKSYEGFEGRSALRSWLYRIATNVCLTMLGSAQRRARPMDLAPAGSGHAAHPGEPRPDEIWVGPVPDGRVLAAVADPAQVVADRESIRLAFVAALQHLPPKQRAVLILREVLAWSAQEVAELLDLSVASVNSALQRARATIASTDKAAQVLEPDDEEQKKLLARYVQAFESYDLTALTALLHEDATLSMPPLPLWLRGTDDIIAWMTGTGSGCEGSRLIPVVASGLPAFGQYRVAADGDGHTPWALTVLEISDGRIAGVNNFLDTERLFPLFGLPERLPREEAA is encoded by the coding sequence GTGAGCGACGTGGCCACCCCGATCGAGACCCAGCTCGAGGCTTTCCGTCCCGAGCTGACCGGTTACTGCTATCGCATGCTCGGCTCCGCCTTCGAGGCCGAGGATGCCGTTCAGGACACCCTCGTGCGTGCCTGGAAGAGCTACGAGGGCTTCGAGGGCCGCTCGGCCCTGCGGTCCTGGCTCTATCGCATCGCCACCAATGTGTGCCTGACCATGCTGGGCAGCGCGCAGCGGCGGGCCCGCCCGATGGATCTCGCGCCCGCCGGGTCGGGTCACGCGGCCCACCCGGGGGAGCCTCGCCCCGATGAGATCTGGGTCGGCCCGGTGCCCGACGGGCGGGTGCTGGCCGCGGTGGCCGACCCGGCCCAGGTGGTGGCCGACCGCGAGTCGATCCGGCTGGCCTTCGTCGCCGCGCTGCAGCATCTGCCGCCCAAGCAGCGGGCCGTGCTGATCCTGCGCGAGGTGCTGGCGTGGTCGGCGCAAGAGGTGGCCGAGCTGCTCGATTTGTCGGTGGCGAGCGTCAACAGCGCGCTCCAGCGGGCCCGCGCCACGATCGCCTCGACCGACAAGGCGGCCCAGGTGCTCGAGCCCGACGACGAGGAACAGAAAAAGCTGCTCGCTCGCTACGTGCAGGCCTTCGAGTCATACGATTTGACCGCTCTGACGGCTTTGCTGCACGAGGATGCGACGCTGTCGATGCCGCCGCTGCCGCTGTGGCTGCGCGGCACCGACGACATCATCGCGTGGATGACTGGCACGGGCAGCGGTTGCGAGGGGTCGCGGCTGATCCCCGTGGTGGCCAGCGGGCTGCCCGCGTTCGGGCAGTATCGGGTGGCCGCCGACGGCGACGGGCACACGCCGTGGGCGCTGACCGTGCTCGAGATCTCAGACGGGCGGATCGCCGGCGTCAACAACTTCCTCGACACCGAGCGGCTGTTCCCACTGTTCGGGCTCCCCGAAAGGCTCCCGCGAGAGGAGGCCGCCTGA
- a CDS encoding ABC transporter substrate-binding protein: MEPITRGVTPAKRTTRRRLLAAALTVPLLLGAAACGGDDGGGDSGKVELSIFWWGAEKRAELTDQALALYTRKHPDVTFKKTWQGNQGYFDKLATLTAGGNAPDIFQIDDNYISEYAGRGVTLDLNPYAESGKLDVSKFPDSLRKYGEVDGKLAGVAMGENTQGLVYNKTLLAKHNLPEPKTGMSWEEFIDWAADVSKKAKLPGTQDASAVYQALWVFLRQNGKDLYAGKQLGFDEADMTKWFTLWKDARAKGATPTPDVIHEGNASDVSKQLIVTGKAGTSWVWTNQMPELKKNTDDELGLMAYPGDSSVQWARASLYFSAFRGSKHKDTAVDVINFLANDPEAAKILGTDRGLPPNIEIRQQVAATVTDPNMKQTIAVQDELGKQFGPNPPTVPPQGHSKVRSELVRVAEEVVYGRQTPEQAAAAYVSAAKAAIGAS; the protein is encoded by the coding sequence ATGGAGCCCATCACGCGGGGCGTCACGCCCGCCAAACGTACTACCCGGCGGCGGTTGCTCGCCGCCGCCCTGACCGTCCCGCTCCTGCTCGGCGCCGCGGCCTGCGGCGGTGACGACGGGGGCGGCGACTCCGGCAAGGTGGAACTGTCGATCTTCTGGTGGGGCGCCGAGAAACGCGCCGAACTGACCGACCAGGCGCTCGCGCTCTACACCCGGAAACACCCGGACGTCACGTTCAAGAAGACCTGGCAGGGAAACCAGGGCTACTTCGACAAGCTGGCCACCCTCACCGCGGGCGGCAACGCCCCCGACATCTTCCAGATCGACGACAACTACATCTCCGAGTACGCCGGCCGCGGCGTCACGCTGGACCTCAACCCGTACGCCGAAAGCGGCAAGCTCGACGTCAGCAAGTTCCCCGACAGCCTGCGCAAGTACGGCGAGGTCGACGGCAAGCTGGCCGGCGTGGCCATGGGCGAGAACACCCAGGGCCTGGTCTACAACAAGACCCTGCTGGCCAAGCACAACCTGCCCGAGCCCAAGACCGGGATGAGCTGGGAGGAGTTCATCGACTGGGCGGCTGACGTGTCGAAGAAGGCCAAGCTGCCCGGCACCCAGGATGCCAGCGCGGTCTACCAGGCGCTCTGGGTCTTCCTGCGGCAGAACGGCAAGGACCTGTACGCGGGCAAGCAGCTCGGCTTCGACGAGGCCGACATGACCAAGTGGTTCACGCTCTGGAAGGACGCCCGAGCCAAGGGGGCCACGCCGACGCCGGACGTCATCCACGAGGGCAACGCCAGCGACGTCAGCAAGCAGCTGATCGTGACGGGCAAGGCCGGCACGTCGTGGGTCTGGACCAACCAGATGCCCGAGCTGAAGAAGAACACCGACGACGAGCTGGGCCTGATGGCGTACCCGGGTGACTCGAGCGTGCAGTGGGCGCGCGCGTCGCTGTACTTCTCGGCGTTCCGCGGCAGCAAGCACAAGGACACCGCCGTCGACGTGATCAACTTCCTGGCCAACGACCCGGAGGCCGCGAAGATCCTCGGCACCGACCGGGGCCTGCCGCCCAACATCGAGATCCGTCAGCAGGTCGCGGCGACCGTGACCGACCCCAACATGAAGCAGACGATCGCCGTCCAGGACGAGCTCGGCAAGCAGTTCGGGCCCAACCCGCCGACGGTGCCGCCGCAGGGCCACAGCAAGGTGCGTTCCGAGCTGGTCCGGGTGGCCGAAGAGGTCGTCTACGGGCGGCAGACCCCGGAGCAGGCCGCGGCGGCGTACGTCTCCGCCGCCAAGGCGGCGATCGGCGCCTCGTGA
- a CDS encoding LacI family DNA-binding transcriptional regulator produces the protein MAVTIRDVARASGVHISTVSRTFSAPHLVNPNTRSRVLACAEQLGYRPNRAARALITGRTYNIGLIVADIANPFFPPLIKAAESQARKHDHHIFVADTNEDAALEEEVVRALAKQVDGVLLVSPRMSNALIEQLSREVPLVVVNRQIAGIPAVVMDVARGARSALEHLTALGHRRIALLSGPRGSWTSREIRRSAAATAKAAGAELSIIGPNPPTEGGGLTIAEDVLRAGATAVLAYNDLMAIGLIEGLLAAGARVPQDVSVVGIDDIMLSRLTRPKLTTVATPTAAAGRAAVDMLLAHGDDRRTTAQIQLQTELVIRDSTGRGPGPHSPADPGT, from the coding sequence ATGGCCGTCACCATCCGCGACGTGGCGCGGGCGTCCGGCGTGCACATCTCCACCGTGTCCCGCACGTTCTCGGCCCCGCACCTGGTCAACCCGAACACCCGCAGCCGAGTGCTCGCCTGCGCCGAGCAGCTGGGCTACCGCCCCAACCGGGCCGCCCGCGCGCTGATCACCGGCCGCACCTACAACATCGGCCTGATCGTGGCCGACATCGCCAACCCGTTCTTCCCGCCGCTGATCAAGGCGGCGGAGAGCCAGGCCCGCAAGCACGACCACCACATCTTCGTCGCCGACACCAACGAGGACGCGGCGCTCGAGGAAGAGGTGGTGCGCGCCCTGGCCAAACAGGTCGACGGCGTGCTGCTCGTCAGCCCCCGGATGAGCAACGCGCTGATCGAGCAGCTCAGCCGCGAGGTGCCGCTGGTCGTGGTCAACCGGCAGATCGCCGGCATCCCGGCCGTCGTCATGGACGTCGCCCGCGGCGCCCGGTCGGCGCTGGAACACCTCACAGCGCTCGGCCACCGCCGGATAGCCCTGCTCAGCGGCCCCCGCGGGTCGTGGACCAGCCGGGAGATCCGCCGCTCGGCCGCCGCGACCGCGAAGGCCGCCGGGGCCGAGCTCAGCATCATCGGCCCCAACCCGCCGACCGAGGGTGGCGGGCTCACGATCGCCGAGGACGTGTTGCGGGCCGGCGCCACCGCCGTGCTCGCCTACAACGACCTCATGGCGATCGGCCTCATCGAGGGTCTGCTGGCCGCCGGGGCCCGGGTGCCCCAGGACGTCAGCGTCGTCGGGATCGACGACATCATGCTCAGCCGGCTCACCCGCCCGAAGCTGACCACGGTGGCGACCCCCACCGCCGCCGCCGGTCGGGCGGCCGTCGACATGCTCCTCGCGCATGGCGACGACCGTCGCACCACCGCCCAGATTCAACTGCAGACCGAACTGGTCATACGCGACTCGACGGGGCGGGGCCCGGGTCCGCACAGCCCTGCGGACCCGGGCACGTAA
- a CDS encoding carbohydrate ABC transporter permease — protein MRSYARLVALLLILAVVLYPLVWMVGTSVKSPSEIVSNIGLIPREFTPGNFAEGWTKFDVSFGRFFVNSAVVSLLTVLGNTISCLLAAYALGRLRFRLRGVWFAVMIGTLLLPGHVLIIPQYILFRTLGWVGGDWPYLPLLVPAFLATEAFFVFLIVQFMRGIPRELDEAAVIDGASPYGIFRHVILPLSRPALVTTAIFSFIWTWNDFFRQLVFLSELKDYTAPVALTLFIDSTSESAVGPMFAMSLLSLIPVFLFFVAFQRLLVEGINTSGLKG, from the coding sequence ATGCGTTCGTACGCCCGTCTTGTCGCCCTGCTGTTGATCCTCGCGGTAGTGCTCTATCCGCTGGTGTGGATGGTCGGCACGTCGGTCAAGTCGCCGTCCGAGATCGTCAGCAACATCGGGTTGATCCCGCGCGAGTTCACCCCCGGCAACTTCGCCGAGGGCTGGACCAAGTTCGACGTCAGCTTCGGGCGCTTCTTCGTCAACAGCGCGGTCGTGTCGCTGCTGACCGTGCTCGGCAACACGATCTCGTGCCTGCTGGCGGCGTACGCTCTCGGTCGTCTGCGCTTCCGGCTGCGCGGCGTCTGGTTCGCAGTCATGATCGGCACGCTGCTGCTTCCCGGCCACGTGCTGATCATCCCGCAGTACATCCTGTTCCGGACGCTCGGCTGGGTCGGCGGGGACTGGCCCTACCTGCCCCTGCTGGTGCCGGCGTTCCTGGCCACCGAGGCGTTCTTCGTGTTCCTGATCGTGCAGTTCATGCGCGGCATCCCCCGCGAGCTGGACGAGGCCGCGGTGATCGACGGCGCTTCCCCGTACGGGATCTTCCGGCACGTCATCCTGCCGCTGTCCCGGCCCGCCCTGGTCACAACGGCGATCTTCTCGTTCATCTGGACCTGGAACGACTTCTTCCGCCAGCTGGTCTTCCTCTCCGAGCTCAAGGACTACACGGCGCCGGTGGCCCTGACCCTGTTCATCGACTCCACCAGCGAGAGCGCGGTCGGCCCGATGTTCGCGATGTCGTTGCTGTCGCTGATCCCGGTGTTCCTGTTCTTCGTGGCGTTCCAGCGGCTGCTGGTCGAAGGCATCAACACCAGCGGCCTGAAGGGATGA
- a CDS encoding FAD-binding protein, whose translation MSEQVTNWAGNIVFNARAVRRPGSVGEVQEIVAGGGPIKVLGSGHSFNRMADTDGTLISLADLPRVTEISADRKSVRVDGGVRYGDIAAYLHTNGLALHNTASLPHISVAGAIATATHGSGVTNGNLATAVSSIEFVDGSGKLVTVSRGDADFEGVVVHLGALGIITALTLDVVPAFDIRQYVFDTVPRASLDGNLDAMLADGYSVSLFTNWSSRDISHAWLKRTEPIGDEWYGARLADGPRHPVPGMPAQNSTEQGGVPGPWHTRLPHFRMEFTPSSGEELQSEYHVARADGLAAIDAVASIRERVAAVLQVCEVRTIAADNLWLSPNYHRDSMALHFTWIADADAVTPVVAELEQVLAPLSPRPHVGKVFTMAPETIRQGWERFADFQALVAKYDPAGTFRNDWLAEILG comes from the coding sequence ATGAGCGAGCAAGTGACCAACTGGGCCGGCAACATCGTCTTCAACGCGCGCGCGGTGCGCCGGCCGGGGTCGGTGGGCGAGGTGCAGGAGATCGTTGCCGGGGGTGGGCCGATCAAGGTGCTGGGCAGCGGCCACTCCTTCAACCGGATGGCCGACACCGACGGCACGCTGATCTCGCTTGCTGATCTGCCCCGGGTGACCGAGATCAGCGCCGACCGTAAGTCCGTGCGGGTCGACGGCGGCGTCCGCTACGGCGACATCGCGGCCTACCTGCACACCAACGGCCTCGCCCTGCACAACACGGCCTCCCTGCCGCACATCTCGGTGGCGGGCGCGATCGCCACCGCCACCCACGGTTCGGGTGTCACCAACGGCAACCTGGCCACGGCGGTGTCGTCGATCGAGTTCGTCGACGGCTCGGGCAAGCTGGTGACGGTGAGCCGGGGCGACGCCGACTTCGAGGGCGTCGTCGTGCACCTGGGCGCGCTCGGCATCATCACCGCGCTCACGCTCGACGTGGTGCCGGCGTTCGACATCCGGCAGTACGTGTTCGACACTGTGCCCCGGGCCTCGCTCGACGGCAACCTCGACGCGATGCTCGCCGACGGGTACAGCGTGAGCCTGTTCACCAACTGGAGCAGCCGCGACATCAGCCACGCCTGGCTCAAGCGCACCGAGCCGATCGGCGACGAGTGGTACGGCGCGCGTCTGGCCGACGGCCCCCGCCACCCCGTCCCGGGCATGCCCGCCCAGAACAGCACCGAGCAGGGCGGCGTGCCCGGCCCCTGGCACACCCGGCTGCCGCACTTCCGCATGGAGTTCACCCCGTCGAGCGGCGAGGAGCTGCAGTCGGAATATCACGTGGCCCGCGCCGACGGACTGGCCGCGATCGACGCCGTGGCCTCGATCCGTGAGCGGGTCGCCGCCGTGCTGCAGGTCTGCGAGGTGCGGACGATCGCCGCCGACAACCTGTGGCTGAGCCCCAACTACCACCGCGACAGCATGGCGCTGCACTTCACGTGGATCGCCGACGCCGACGCGGTGACGCCGGTGGTGGCCGAGCTCGAGCAGGTGCTGGCCCCGCTGTCGCCCCGGCCGCACGTGGGCAAGGTGTTCACGATGGCGCCCGAGACGATCCGGCAGGGGTGGGAGCGGTTCGCCGACTTCCAGGCGCTGGTCGCGAAGTACGACCCGGCGGGCACGTTCCGCAACGACTGGCTGGCCGAAATCCTGGGCTGA
- the uxaC gene encoding glucuronate isomerase, with protein sequence MPDPIFVTDPRHAGIARDLYAVARDLPLISPHGHVDPALLADDEPFGDPARLLIVPDHYVTRMLLSQGIPPDRLGVPRRDGGPVETDPRTIWRLLAANWRLFRGTPSRLWLEQTFRTVFQVDIPLTKDTADDVYDAISARLAEPGFRPRALFERFGIEVLATTESPTDDLSRHAKLAADGWGGPGGRVITTFRPDDVVDLERDGWAGNVARMGELAGEDTTTYAGYLDALRRRREAFIEAGATSSDHGHPTARTVALSPAEAAELYERGLRGEATADDAETFRAHMILEFARMSIDDGLVMQLHPGASRDHNRALFAAHGRDVGGDIPMATDYVRALRPLLDAHGMDPRLRVVLYTLDETAFSRELAPLAGGYPALFLGAPWWFLDTPDAMRRFREAVTDSAGFYNTAGFVDDTRAFCSIPVRHDVARRVDAAYLASLVVQDRLPFPEAAETMADLAYHLPKRIFRLEKR encoded by the coding sequence GTGCCCGACCCCATCTTCGTCACCGACCCGCGGCACGCCGGCATCGCCCGCGACCTGTACGCGGTGGCGCGCGACCTGCCCCTGATCAGCCCGCACGGACACGTCGACCCGGCGCTGCTCGCCGACGACGAACCGTTCGGCGACCCGGCCCGGCTGCTGATCGTGCCCGACCACTACGTAACGCGCATGCTGCTCAGCCAGGGCATCCCACCGGACCGCCTGGGTGTGCCCCGGCGCGACGGCGGCCCGGTCGAGACCGACCCCCGTACGATCTGGCGCCTGCTCGCCGCGAACTGGCGCCTGTTCCGCGGCACCCCGTCGCGGCTGTGGCTGGAGCAGACGTTCCGCACGGTCTTCCAGGTCGACATCCCGCTCACCAAGGACACGGCCGACGACGTGTACGACGCGATCTCCGCCCGCCTGGCCGAGCCCGGGTTCCGCCCGCGGGCCCTGTTCGAGCGCTTCGGCATCGAGGTGCTGGCCACCACCGAGTCCCCCACCGACGACCTGTCCCGGCACGCCAAGCTGGCCGCCGACGGGTGGGGCGGGCCGGGCGGCCGGGTGATCACCACGTTCCGCCCCGACGACGTGGTCGACCTGGAACGCGACGGCTGGGCCGGGAACGTGGCGCGGATGGGCGAGCTGGCCGGCGAGGACACCACGACGTACGCGGGTTACCTGGACGCGCTTCGACGCCGGCGCGAGGCGTTCATCGAGGCCGGCGCGACCTCGTCGGACCATGGGCACCCCACCGCCCGTACGGTGGCGCTCTCCCCCGCCGAGGCCGCCGAGCTCTACGAACGCGGGTTACGCGGGGAGGCGACCGCGGACGACGCCGAGACGTTCCGCGCGCACATGATCCTCGAGTTCGCCCGCATGTCGATCGACGACGGCCTGGTCATGCAGTTGCACCCGGGCGCGTCGCGGGACCACAACCGCGCGCTGTTCGCCGCGCACGGCCGGGACGTGGGCGGCGACATCCCGATGGCCACCGATTACGTCCGGGCCTTGCGGCCGCTGCTGGACGCGCACGGGATGGACCCTCGCCTGCGGGTCGTGCTCTACACGCTCGACGAGACCGCGTTCAGCCGCGAACTGGCCCCCCTGGCCGGCGGGTATCCGGCGCTGTTCCTGGGCGCGCCGTGGTGGTTCCTCGACACGCCCGACGCGATGCGCCGCTTCCGTGAGGCCGTCACCGACTCGGCCGGCTTCTACAACACGGCGGGTTTCGTCGACGACACCCGGGCGTTCTGTTCCATTCCCGTACGCCACGACGTCGCCCGCCGGGTCGACGCGGCGTACCTGGCCTCCCTCGTCGTGCAGGACCGCCTGCCGTTCCCGGAGGCGGCCGAGACGATGGCCGACCTGGCTTACCACCTGCCCAAGCGGATCTTCAGGCTGGAGAAGAGATGA
- a CDS encoding alpha/beta fold hydrolase — protein MTTTWTAEQHGNGSYAEVNGINLYYETHGEGRPLILLHGGLGSGEMFGPIIGQFAEGHQVILIDLQGHGRTADIDRPLDIKFMADDVAALIDHLGLEKPDVVGYSLGGGVALLLAIRHPQKVGRLVSASAGIRRSATYPEILEQQGQVGPEAAEFMKETPMYELYSRVAPRPEDFPRLLGKIGKAMAVDFDYTEEVRNLQVPTLIMAADADMCPPSHFVEVFELLDGGLRDGGWMGEGRPKGGHALAILPGLTHYNLFTSPLFATAALEFVDKPE, from the coding sequence ATGACCACCACCTGGACCGCCGAGCAGCACGGCAACGGCTCGTACGCCGAGGTCAACGGGATCAACCTGTACTACGAGACGCACGGCGAGGGCCGCCCGCTGATCCTGCTGCACGGCGGCCTCGGCTCGGGCGAGATGTTCGGCCCGATCATCGGCCAGTTCGCCGAAGGACACCAGGTCATCCTGATCGACCTGCAAGGACACGGCCGTACGGCGGACATCGACCGCCCGCTCGACATCAAGTTCATGGCCGACGACGTCGCCGCGCTGATCGACCACCTCGGCCTCGAGAAGCCGGACGTGGTCGGCTACTCGCTGGGCGGCGGGGTCGCGCTGCTGCTGGCGATCCGCCACCCGCAGAAGGTCGGGCGCCTGGTCTCGGCCTCGGCCGGCATCCGCCGCAGCGCGACGTACCCCGAGATCCTCGAGCAGCAGGGCCAGGTCGGCCCCGAGGCGGCGGAGTTCATGAAGGAGACCCCGATGTACGAGCTGTACTCGCGGGTCGCGCCCCGCCCGGAGGACTTTCCCCGCCTGCTCGGCAAGATCGGAAAGGCGATGGCCGTCGACTTCGACTACACCGAGGAGGTCCGCAACCTGCAGGTCCCGACCCTGATCATGGCGGCCGACGCCGACATGTGCCCGCCCTCCCACTTCGTCGAGGTCTTCGAACTGCTCGACGGCGGCCTGCGCGACGGCGGCTGGATGGGCGAGGGCCGTCCCAAGGGCGGCCACGCGCTGGCCATCCTCCCCGGCCTCACCCACTACAACCTGTTCACGTCCCCGCTCTTCGCCACCGCCGCGCTGGAGTTCGTGGACAAGCCCGAGTGA
- a CDS encoding Gfo/Idh/MocA family protein, whose translation MPADTRRRIAVIGTGSRAEMFIRAVTDDHADTAELVALADVNQARMDVHNGWLEHPVPTYQAADLHRMLTEQRVDELIVTSVDSTHAGHIVTALEAGCDVVTEKPMTVDAAGCRRILDAVERTGRRVQVAFNYRFNPVHEVVRSLLASGEIGEIGSVHFEWLLDVRHGADYFRRWHRDKASSGGLLVHKSGHHFDLVNWWLGAAPVEVFASGRLFFYGDHGRGRQHPRERFALDLTADPRLQALYEGPSAEDGYRRDQDVFAPGVTIEDDLAVLVRYDTGATMTYHLTAYAPWEGYRLMVNGSKGRLELEVVESDHVSPAAADMVKHGASPEPGSVRLTIRPYWTPPYAVELQPVDREGHGGADKRLTGVLLGGHKDPMNRSATARDGALALLTGLAANQSLRDATPVRVDDLLKKE comes from the coding sequence ATGCCCGCAGACACCCGCCGCCGGATAGCCGTCATCGGCACCGGATCGCGCGCCGAGATGTTCATCCGCGCGGTCACCGACGACCATGCCGACACCGCCGAACTGGTCGCCCTGGCCGACGTCAACCAGGCCCGCATGGACGTCCACAACGGCTGGCTCGAGCACCCCGTACCGACCTACCAGGCCGCCGACCTGCACCGGATGCTGACCGAGCAGCGGGTCGACGAGCTGATCGTCACCAGCGTGGACAGCACCCACGCCGGCCACATCGTCACCGCGCTCGAGGCCGGCTGCGACGTCGTCACCGAGAAGCCGATGACCGTCGACGCCGCCGGCTGCCGGCGCATCCTCGACGCCGTCGAACGCACCGGCCGCCGCGTGCAGGTCGCCTTCAACTACCGGTTCAATCCGGTGCACGAGGTGGTCCGCTCGTTGCTGGCGAGCGGCGAGATCGGCGAGATCGGCTCGGTGCACTTCGAGTGGCTGCTCGACGTGCGGCACGGCGCCGACTACTTCCGCCGCTGGCACCGCGACAAGGCCAGCTCGGGCGGCCTGCTCGTGCACAAGTCGGGGCACCACTTCGACCTGGTCAACTGGTGGCTGGGCGCCGCGCCGGTCGAGGTCTTCGCCTCCGGCCGGCTGTTCTTCTACGGCGACCACGGGCGCGGCCGGCAGCACCCGCGGGAGCGGTTCGCGCTCGACCTGACGGCCGACCCGAGGCTGCAAGCCCTGTACGAAGGCCCGTCGGCCGAGGACGGCTACCGCCGCGACCAGGACGTCTTCGCCCCCGGCGTGACCATCGAGGACGACCTGGCGGTGCTGGTCCGCTACGACACCGGCGCCACCATGACGTACCACCTGACCGCGTACGCCCCCTGGGAGGGCTACCGGCTCATGGTCAACGGCAGCAAGGGCCGGCTCGAGCTCGAAGTTGTCGAGAGCGACCACGTCAGCCCGGCCGCGGCGGACATGGTGAAGCACGGGGCCAGTCCCGAGCCGGGATCGGTGAGGCTGACCATCCGGCCGTACTGGACCCCGCCGTACGCCGTCGAACTGCAGCCGGTCGACCGCGAGGGCCACGGCGGCGCCGACAAACGCCTCACCGGCGTGCTGCTGGGCGGGCACAAGGACCCGATGAACCGGTCGGCCACCGCCCGCGACGGCGCCCTGGCCCTGCTCACCGGCCTGGCCGCCAACCAGAGCCTGCGGGACGCCACCCCCGTACGGGTCGACGACCTGCTCAAGAAGGAGTAA